The following proteins are co-located in the Dyadobacter chenwenxiniae genome:
- a CDS encoding Arc family DNA-binding protein, giving the protein MAEKKAFVLRVNPDMLKELEAWAQQDFRSLNGQIEYLLSEALKKQKRAKQKDSKAEDADEAG; this is encoded by the coding sequence ATGGCAGAAAAAAAAGCATTTGTGTTACGCGTAAATCCTGATATGCTCAAAGAACTCGAAGCTTGGGCACAGCAGGATTTCCGCAGTTTGAACGGCCAGATTGAATATCTGCTGAGCGAAGCGTTGAAAAAACAGAAACGTGCAAAGCAAAAAGACAGCAAGGCGGAGGACGCAGATGAAGCAGGCTAA
- the hemB gene encoding porphobilinogen synthase — MINLARRPRRNRKSSGIRDLVQETTLQVSDFIYPMFVQEGSNLKIEVKSMPGIHRFSLDNLLEELKEVTDLGIRAIDLFPNYPESKKDRFASESYHEHTFYLKAITAIKEKFPELVIMTDVAMDPYSLDGHDGLVEHGKILNDATLEILGNMSLAQAKAGADILGPSDMMDGRVGYIRKHLDNHGFTDVSIMSYSAKYASAFYGPFRDALESAPKFGDKKTYQMNPANKREALLEAQLDFEEGADMLMVKPALSYLDIIRMLDENFDIPIAAYNVSGEYAMIKAAAQNGWLDGDRAMMEVLTSIRRAGAKCILTYFAKDAAVILNGAR; from the coding sequence ATGATCAATTTAGCCCGTCGGCCACGACGCAACAGGAAATCCTCCGGAATCAGAGACCTGGTTCAGGAAACGACGCTTCAGGTTTCCGATTTTATTTATCCAATGTTCGTTCAGGAAGGTTCTAACCTTAAAATTGAGGTTAAGTCGATGCCTGGAATCCACCGTTTTTCTCTGGATAATCTGCTTGAAGAACTGAAAGAAGTCACAGATCTTGGCATTCGCGCCATTGATCTTTTTCCCAATTATCCCGAAAGTAAAAAGGACAGGTTTGCCTCTGAAAGTTATCATGAGCATACATTCTATCTAAAAGCGATAACCGCCATAAAGGAAAAATTCCCTGAATTGGTGATTATGACGGACGTCGCGATGGATCCTTACAGTTTAGACGGTCACGACGGACTCGTGGAGCATGGTAAAATATTGAATGATGCAACGCTGGAAATCCTTGGAAATATGTCGCTGGCGCAAGCAAAAGCAGGTGCCGACATTCTGGGACCCAGCGATATGATGGACGGGCGGGTTGGTTATATTCGAAAACATCTTGATAACCATGGATTTACCGATGTAAGCATCATGTCTTATTCGGCTAAATATGCCAGCGCATTTTACGGCCCTTTCCGCGATGCATTAGAATCCGCTCCGAAATTTGGTGATAAAAAAACCTACCAGATGAATCCGGCCAATAAGCGGGAGGCATTGCTCGAAGCGCAGCTGGATTTCGAAGAAGGCGCTGATATGCTCATGGTTAAGCCTGCATTGTCCTATCTCGACATTATCCGCATGCTGGACGAAAATTTCGACATTCCCATCGCTGCCTACAATGTCTCCGGCGAATACGCCATGATCAAAGCCGCAGCCCAAAACGGCTGGCTTGACGGCGACCGCGCCATGATGGAAGTTCTCACGAGCATCCGCCGGGCAGGAGCAAAATGTATATTGACATACTTTGCGAAGGATGCGGCGGTGATTTTGAATGGTGCTCGGTAA
- a CDS encoding type II toxin-antitoxin system VapC family toxin, which translates to MYYFDSDVIFNYVVIQDPVKHEQANQLIFEAIAQDRFVISTLVIQEVGYGLARFELKSDVIKYELDYLLSLNITNIQKQHLSRALQLSETIGFKHINDCLHAAVAESLSCDVFYTYNKSDFRRIQNLTSLDIIIL; encoded by the coding sequence ATGTATTATTTTGACTCCGATGTGATCTTTAATTATGTTGTAATTCAAGATCCAGTAAAGCACGAACAGGCAAATCAACTGATTTTTGAGGCGATTGCACAGGATCGGTTTGTTATTTCCACACTAGTCATTCAGGAAGTAGGTTACGGACTGGCAAGGTTTGAGCTCAAAAGCGATGTAATCAAATATGAGCTTGATTATTTGCTTTCTCTCAACATTACCAACATTCAAAAGCAACACCTTTCGAGAGCTTTGCAATTATCCGAGACAATCGGCTTCAAGCACATTAATGATTGTCTTCATGCAGCGGTGGCGGAAAGCCTTAGTTGCGATGTCTTTTACACTTACAATAAATCTGACTTTCGGCGTATCCAAAATCTTACTTCGCTGGATATCATTATTTTATGA
- a CDS encoding M28 family peptidase, translating to MKLTFRPLFFAGCLLLTQTAFSQKKTNSLPEFQIKKSETEAHMRFLAADELLGRRTGEQGNLVAARYIAEQFRKLGVVPVPGNAGTNNATYFQRVPFEKMGSNGSGEIIADAEIMKSGEDWILMNGEAMSVKAPIVYASFGLENAAKNQDDYKGLDVKGKIVLVESGTTETQTPREIINTSNEKRKIAMDKGAIAVIELFNAPIPWNIVVKNFATEKLALLEGDAAAKTIPHAWVNGKEAKYARALRAVKEVEFKTEGRKSQIIGSYNVAGYIPGSDPKLKEEYVLLSAHYDHIGIGKQGDQPYTPEDSIFNGARDNAFGTVALLTAAEALSKNPPKRSVLIVALTGEEIGLLGSKYYAAHPLLPLNKCIFNINSDGAGYNDTTIVSVMGLDRTGARAEIEMACKAFGLGIFADPSPEQGLFDRSDNVNFAKEGIPAPTFTPGFKEFNGDIMKNYHQVSDNPETIDFNYLLKFSQAYTYATRLIADRKVAPQWSVGDKYEAAGKKLYGK from the coding sequence ATGAAATTAACATTCCGTCCGCTTTTTTTTGCTGGCTGTTTGCTGTTAACCCAAACAGCCTTCTCCCAAAAGAAAACCAACTCCCTACCCGAGTTTCAAATCAAAAAATCCGAAACGGAAGCGCATATGCGGTTTTTGGCGGCGGATGAGTTGCTGGGTAGGAGGACTGGAGAGCAGGGAAATTTGGTGGCGGCGCGATATATTGCCGAGCAGTTCCGGAAGCTTGGCGTGGTTCCGGTTCCAGGGAATGCCGGGACTAATAATGCAACGTATTTTCAACGTGTGCCTTTTGAGAAAATGGGCTCTAATGGAAGCGGAGAGATTATTGCGGACGCGGAGATCATGAAAAGCGGTGAAGACTGGATCCTGATGAATGGCGAAGCCATGAGTGTCAAGGCACCGATTGTTTATGCGAGTTTTGGTTTGGAAAATGCCGCTAAAAATCAGGACGATTACAAAGGCCTGGATGTAAAAGGCAAGATTGTCCTTGTAGAAAGCGGCACAACGGAAACGCAAACGCCTCGCGAAATCATCAACACATCAAACGAAAAGCGGAAAATTGCGATGGACAAAGGTGCCATTGCAGTCATAGAACTGTTTAATGCCCCCATTCCATGGAATATTGTCGTCAAAAATTTTGCGACAGAAAAACTGGCACTTCTCGAAGGCGATGCGGCCGCGAAGACCATTCCGCATGCTTGGGTTAACGGCAAGGAAGCCAAATATGCGCGTGCATTGCGGGCTGTTAAGGAGGTGGAATTCAAGACGGAAGGCAGAAAATCGCAGATAATCGGCAGCTACAATGTGGCAGGTTACATTCCCGGCAGCGATCCTAAGCTGAAAGAAGAGTATGTCTTGTTAAGTGCTCATTATGACCATATTGGCATTGGCAAGCAGGGCGACCAGCCTTACACGCCTGAGGATAGCATTTTCAATGGTGCGCGTGATAATGCATTTGGCACCGTTGCATTGCTGACGGCCGCAGAGGCATTGTCCAAAAATCCACCAAAGAGATCAGTCCTGATTGTGGCCTTGACGGGCGAGGAAATCGGGTTGCTAGGCAGTAAATATTACGCGGCGCATCCGTTGCTGCCTTTGAACAAATGTATTTTCAACATTAACTCCGATGGTGCAGGTTACAATGACACTACCATCGTTTCTGTAATGGGATTGGACCGAACTGGCGCTCGCGCAGAAATTGAAATGGCTTGCAAAGCATTCGGACTTGGCATTTTCGCAGATCCTTCGCCGGAACAAGGCTTATTTGACAGGTCGGATAATGTAAATTTTGCCAAAGAAGGAATTCCAGCACCGACATTCACGCCCGGTTTCAAAGAATTCAATGGTGACATTATGAAAAATTACCACCAGGTTTCTGACAATCCTGAGACAATCGACTTCAATTATTTACTGAAATTTAGCCAGGCTTACACGTATGCAACGCGCCTGATCGCAGATCGGAAAGTAGCTCCGCAATGGAGTGTGGGGGATAAATATGAAGCGGCCGGGAAGAAGTTGTACGGGAAGTAA
- a CDS encoding response regulator transcription factor produces the protein MPNLLLVEDDANLGSLLQEYLIDKGFPTDLATDGQKGWQSFVDKTYDLCIFDVMMPKKDGFSLAKEVRMSGRDVPIIFLTAKSMKEDTMQGFRVGADDYVTKPFDREELLLRIEAILRRYKKQPEGQEEAKIYQVGQYSFDYSHQQLSANDKSVRLTSKESELLKLFCQNLNQPISRSFALKTIWGDDSYFNARSMDVYITKLRKYLREDTSIQIMNLHGEGFKLMVG, from the coding sequence ATGCCCAATCTTTTACTCGTTGAGGACGATGCCAACCTGGGTTCCTTGCTTCAGGAATATTTGATAGATAAAGGCTTCCCCACCGATTTAGCTACTGATGGGCAAAAGGGCTGGCAATCATTTGTCGATAAAACTTATGACCTCTGCATTTTCGACGTAATGATGCCGAAAAAAGATGGATTTTCACTTGCCAAGGAAGTGCGCATGAGCGGCCGCGATGTGCCGATCATCTTTTTGACAGCCAAATCGATGAAAGAGGACACGATGCAGGGTTTTCGCGTCGGTGCGGACGATTATGTTACCAAGCCTTTTGACCGGGAAGAACTGCTCCTGCGCATTGAAGCTATTCTGCGGCGCTACAAGAAACAGCCTGAAGGTCAGGAAGAAGCGAAAATATATCAGGTTGGTCAATATTCCTTCGATTACAGCCATCAACAGCTTTCTGCGAACGACAAATCAGTGAGATTAACGAGCAAGGAATCAGAACTGCTTAAACTTTTTTGCCAAAACCTAAACCAGCCGATCAGCCGCAGTTTCGCGTTGAAAACCATTTGGGGCGATGATTCCTATTTCAATGCGCGGAGCATGGATGTGTACATTACTAAATTGCGAAAATATTTGCGTGAGGACACTTCTATCCAGATTATGAACCTGCACGGCGAGGGTTTTAAGCTAATGGTTGGATAA
- a CDS encoding alpha/beta hydrolase: MLKFLLWIIGIIAVLGIVYMVGPKVPEANLTPNLPTVTSDLPALEKEVTSTEKATPDLKPDNEARIIWADSFKKQKTPYSVVYIHGFGASWAEGDPIHKELAKKYGANLYLARMHDAGIADTNALQDLTPENFLEGAKRALAIGKVLGDSVIVIGTSAGGLLTTYLAATHPEIKGVVLYSPCIEVKNSTLKLITRPWGKQILHKAIGEYSKSRDTIPERAQFWLQGYHTNGLITLQQMMDAISRPEVFEKIKMPIFVGYYYKNEEEQDKVVSVKAIEDMFPKIGTPDDQKVLKAFPESGDHVIASKLRSKDLKGVYDATDSFFQQKLHLKPVENSVLQP; this comes from the coding sequence ATGTTAAAATTCCTTCTTTGGATCATTGGAATCATCGCGGTTTTGGGCATCGTCTACATGGTCGGCCCGAAAGTTCCAGAGGCAAACCTTACGCCGAATTTACCCACAGTAACATCCGATTTGCCAGCATTGGAAAAGGAAGTGACCAGCACCGAAAAGGCCACGCCCGACTTAAAACCAGACAACGAAGCCCGCATTATCTGGGCTGATTCTTTTAAAAAGCAGAAAACACCTTACAGCGTCGTCTACATTCACGGCTTCGGCGCCAGCTGGGCAGAAGGCGATCCGATTCACAAAGAATTGGCCAAAAAATACGGTGCGAACCTTTACCTGGCGCGTATGCACGATGCCGGCATTGCGGATACGAATGCATTGCAGGATCTGACGCCTGAAAACTTTTTGGAAGGCGCGAAACGCGCATTAGCCATTGGTAAAGTATTAGGAGACAGTGTGATCGTAATCGGAACATCAGCAGGAGGCTTGCTAACCACTTACCTGGCAGCAACCCATCCTGAAATCAAAGGCGTCGTACTTTATTCGCCTTGTATTGAAGTGAAAAATTCAACGTTGAAACTCATAACCCGTCCCTGGGGCAAGCAGATTTTGCATAAGGCAATTGGCGAATACAGCAAGTCGAGGGACACGATTCCCGAGCGCGCGCAATTCTGGTTACAGGGTTACCATACCAATGGCCTGATCACATTGCAGCAAATGATGGACGCCATTTCCCGGCCGGAAGTTTTTGAGAAGATCAAGATGCCCATTTTTGTAGGTTATTATTACAAAAACGAAGAGGAGCAGGACAAAGTGGTTTCCGTGAAGGCCATTGAGGATATGTTTCCAAAGATCGGCACGCCCGATGATCAGAAAGTTTTGAAAGCATTTCCCGAAAGTGGCGACCACGTTATTGCCTCAAAGTTGCGATCCAAAGATTTAAAAGGTGTGTATGATGCCACGGATTCGTTTTTTCAGCAAAAGCTGCATCTTAAACCAGTAGAAAATAGCGTTTTACAGCCTTGA
- a CDS encoding Uma2 family endonuclease, with protein MNQDYKQLRENAIARLLDQPDAYLIIEKINDLLRDEQILLSNFYINNLNGEKSEFINGSIIPISSSSSQEAVGLFLARLLDEFIIDISTSFLIFDAMVAFTRNCYRPNICFYRKEKTLFIESLPVLPPPNFVVEILGFSTQVSHRILKFLDYQAHKIEEYWIVDPENQTIEQYHLVDDEYNLILKSSQGHIESFVIEGFKIPIAAMFNDAENLKALQNF; from the coding sequence ATGAACCAAGATTACAAGCAATTAAGAGAAAATGCGATTGCAAGACTTCTCGATCAGCCAGACGCATACTTAATTATTGAAAAGATTAATGATCTTTTAAGGGACGAACAGATTCTGCTTTCTAACTTCTACATTAATAATCTAAATGGAGAAAAGAGCGAATTCATCAATGGTTCTATCATACCAATTTCGTCGTCCTCCTCGCAAGAAGCAGTCGGCCTGTTTCTTGCGAGGTTACTTGATGAATTCATAATCGACATTTCCACGAGCTTCCTAATTTTTGATGCTATGGTTGCTTTTACAAGAAATTGCTATCGACCCAACATATGCTTTTACCGTAAAGAAAAAACACTTTTTATCGAGTCATTACCGGTTCTTCCGCCCCCAAACTTTGTGGTTGAAATACTTGGTTTTTCGACACAAGTATCACATAGGATACTGAAGTTTCTCGATTATCAAGCTCACAAAATTGAGGAATATTGGATCGTTGACCCTGAAAACCAAACGATCGAACAGTATCACCTTGTAGATGATGAATATAATCTTATACTAAAATCTTCCCAAGGCCATATTGAGAGCTTTGTAATTGAAGGGTTTAAAATTCCTATTGCCGCCATGTTCAACGACGCGGAGAACTTAAAAGCACTTCAAAATTTCTGA
- a CDS encoding S9 family peptidase has translation MKHFVITLILTFLSFQLFSQIPDTFQWLPDGAGYRDVTEQGIVETALPSRQEKVIVPQDLLKKADGSPMDIRSYTISQAGDKVLIYTNSKRVWRYQTRGDYWVFDIAGKTLKQLGKGLPASSLMFAKFSPDGKKAAYVSKHNVYAEDIQSGEIKQLTTDGTDRVINGTFDWAYEEEFDCRDGFRWSGDSKSIAYWQLDARKIRNFLMINTTDSIYSFNVPVEYPKVGETPSPYKIGVVNIASAQTKWMNIPGDPQNTYVPRMEWSGMPDELVIQQLNRKQNESTLLYINTTDGSAKPFYTEKDAAWIDIKSRWENDPMGWDWINNGKEFLWVSEKDGWRHTYRVSRDGKKETLITIGNFDMINPVRIDEKNNAYYFTASPDNATQTYLYKISLDGKGKAERITPANQSGTHSYEISPGGKFARHQFSNAKTAPMQEWISLPKHVSIDPTNSIAQSADKIDAAKLNIEFFKVKTDEGVEIDAWMVKPTNFDPAKKYPIVFMVYGEPAGSTVKDSYGTGRNRLYAGSMADDGYIYASVDNRGTPSPKGAAWRKAIYKNIGTINIKDIDGAATAMFKQYAFIDTSRVAVHGWSGGGSSTLNLLFQYPHHFKTGIAVAAVANQLTYDNIYQERYMGVPQENREDFVKGSPITHAKNLRGNLLYIHGTGDDNVHYQNAEMLVNELIKYDKVFQFMPYPNRSHGISEGEGTSQHLRSLFTDYLKKNCPPGAR, from the coding sequence ATGAAGCACTTTGTCATCACTTTAATACTGACATTTCTTTCCTTTCAACTTTTTTCACAAATCCCCGATACATTTCAGTGGCTCCCGGACGGTGCAGGTTACCGGGATGTAACCGAGCAAGGCATAGTGGAAACTGCATTGCCCTCCCGGCAGGAAAAGGTGATCGTTCCACAGGATTTGCTTAAAAAAGCCGACGGGTCTCCAATGGACATCAGAAGTTACACGATCAGCCAGGCTGGCGATAAAGTGTTGATATACACCAATTCCAAGCGTGTGTGGCGCTATCAGACGCGCGGTGATTATTGGGTTTTCGATATTGCCGGTAAAACACTGAAGCAACTCGGGAAAGGATTGCCGGCCTCGTCATTAATGTTTGCCAAATTCTCTCCCGATGGAAAAAAAGCAGCTTACGTCAGCAAGCATAATGTATATGCAGAGGACATTCAAAGTGGTGAGATAAAGCAGCTTACCACCGATGGAACCGACCGCGTTATTAACGGGACATTCGACTGGGCATATGAAGAGGAATTCGATTGCCGCGACGGGTTTCGGTGGAGCGGAGACAGCAAATCCATTGCTTACTGGCAGCTGGACGCGCGCAAGATCCGTAACTTTCTGATGATCAACACAACGGACTCTATTTATTCATTCAATGTTCCGGTGGAATACCCCAAGGTAGGTGAAACGCCCTCTCCCTATAAAATCGGGGTTGTGAACATTGCCAGCGCGCAGACAAAATGGATGAACATTCCGGGCGATCCGCAAAATACTTATGTTCCCAGAATGGAATGGTCAGGTATGCCTGATGAGCTGGTTATCCAGCAATTGAACCGCAAGCAAAATGAAAGCACGCTTTTATACATCAACACAACCGATGGCAGTGCAAAACCTTTTTACACAGAAAAAGACGCAGCCTGGATAGACATTAAAAGCCGCTGGGAAAACGACCCGATGGGCTGGGACTGGATCAATAATGGCAAGGAATTTCTTTGGGTAAGCGAAAAAGACGGCTGGCGTCACACGTATCGCGTGAGCCGCGACGGGAAGAAGGAAACATTGATAACCATCGGAAATTTTGATATGATCAATCCGGTGCGCATTGATGAAAAAAATAATGCTTACTATTTCACCGCATCTCCGGATAATGCCACGCAGACATATCTTTATAAAATTTCACTGGACGGAAAAGGAAAAGCAGAGCGCATAACGCCTGCTAACCAATCAGGAACGCACAGTTATGAAATTTCTCCGGGTGGAAAATTTGCAAGACATCAGTTCTCCAACGCCAAAACCGCCCCGATGCAGGAGTGGATATCTTTGCCAAAACACGTTTCTATTGACCCGACAAATTCGATTGCACAATCTGCCGACAAGATCGATGCTGCGAAATTAAACATTGAGTTTTTCAAAGTCAAAACGGATGAAGGAGTCGAAATTGATGCCTGGATGGTGAAGCCAACGAATTTCGATCCGGCTAAAAAATATCCAATCGTATTTATGGTTTATGGAGAGCCGGCAGGAAGCACCGTAAAAGACTCATATGGAACCGGCCGCAACCGCTTGTATGCAGGAAGCATGGCCGATGACGGTTACATTTACGCTTCTGTCGATAACCGTGGAACGCCGTCTCCAAAAGGAGCCGCCTGGCGTAAAGCGATTTATAAAAACATTGGCACCATAAACATTAAGGATATCGACGGCGCAGCGACGGCGATGTTCAAGCAATATGCATTCATTGACACCAGCCGCGTTGCCGTGCATGGATGGAGCGGCGGCGGTTCGTCTACATTAAATTTGTTGTTCCAATATCCGCACCACTTCAAAACCGGCATTGCGGTGGCTGCCGTGGCCAATCAGCTTACTTACGACAACATTTACCAGGAGCGGTATATGGGTGTTCCGCAGGAGAACCGGGAGGATTTTGTGAAAGGCTCGCCGATTACGCATGCCAAGAATTTAAGAGGAAATTTGCTTTACATTCACGGAACTGGTGACGATAATGTACATTATCAAAACGCCGAAATGCTTGTAAACGAGCTAATTAAATATGACAAAGTATTCCAGTTTATGCCTTACCCCAACCGCTCTCACGGAATTTCGGAAGGCGAAGGAACTTCACAGCATTTGAGGAGCTTATTCACAGACTATCTTAAAAAGAACTGCCCTCCGGGAGCGAGATAA
- a CDS encoding enoyl-ACP reductase FabI has product MAYGLLKGKRGIISGALDENSIAWKVALKAKEEGATFTLTNAPIAMRMGAINDLAKQCDAQIIPADATSVEDIENLYTQSMEILGGKVDFVLHSIGMSVNVRKGKSYGDLNYEWFQKGIDISAISLHKFLQVGEKLDAINDWGSVVALSYIAAQRTYSFYSDMAEAKAMLESIARSYGYRYGKAKNVRVNTISQSPTKTKAGSGIEGFDAFYDFAEKMSPLGNATADDCANYAITLFSDLTRFVTMQNLYHDGGYSSTGISEELVTMIQNQHK; this is encoded by the coding sequence ATGGCTTACGGTTTATTAAAAGGAAAAAGAGGAATTATTTCAGGCGCATTGGATGAAAATTCCATTGCCTGGAAAGTAGCACTGAAAGCGAAAGAGGAAGGAGCCACATTTACATTAACAAATGCGCCGATTGCCATGCGTATGGGCGCTATTAATGATCTGGCCAAACAATGCGACGCACAGATCATTCCCGCCGATGCCACTTCTGTCGAGGATATCGAAAATCTTTATACACAATCCATGGAGATCCTGGGCGGAAAAGTTGATTTCGTCCTGCATTCGATTGGCATGTCTGTTAATGTTCGTAAGGGCAAGTCTTACGGCGATCTGAATTACGAATGGTTTCAAAAAGGCATTGATATCTCGGCTATTTCCCTTCATAAATTTTTGCAGGTTGGCGAAAAGCTGGACGCGATCAATGATTGGGGATCGGTTGTAGCATTATCCTACATTGCAGCGCAGCGCACATATTCTTTTTACAGCGATATGGCTGAGGCAAAAGCGATGTTGGAAAGCATTGCGCGCAGCTATGGTTACCGTTACGGAAAAGCCAAGAATGTGCGTGTTAACACCATTTCACAGTCGCCTACCAAGACAAAAGCAGGTTCAGGAATTGAAGGTTTCGATGCATTTTATGATTTTGCAGAGAAAATGAGCCCATTAGGGAACGCAACAGCCGATGATTGTGCGAATTACGCCATCACATTGTTCTCCGACCTGACGCGCTTTGTTACTATGCAAAATCTGTATCACGATGGCGGATATTCGTCAACAGGGATTTCCGAGGAACTGGTTACAATGATCCAGAATCAGCACAAATAA
- a CDS encoding SPFH domain-containing protein, translating into MNEKELRSSSGFALFGLGLLLMFSGVGFVAAAGSLLGGVLVFGIGFVILIGLTVINPNEAVVTTFFGDYMGTMKQSGLRWVNPLFRRKKISLRARNLNGQKLKVNDKLGNPIEIAAVVVWRVGDTAKASFEVDDYVKYVEIQSEAAVRHLAGVYAYDTMEDEDLQIQEVTLRDGSGKINEMLEAELTERLSRAGIDVLESRISHLAYAPEIAGAMLQRQQASAVVAARRQIVNGAVGMVDMALAMLSEKGIVQLDEERKAAMVSNLLVVLCGEKAATPILNAGTLYP; encoded by the coding sequence ATGAATGAGAAAGAATTACGATCATCCTCAGGCTTCGCGCTCTTTGGCCTCGGCCTGCTTTTAATGTTTAGTGGTGTTGGTTTCGTCGCGGCAGCTGGCAGCCTGCTTGGCGGCGTTCTTGTTTTTGGAATCGGCTTTGTCATTCTGATAGGCCTGACAGTCATTAATCCCAATGAAGCTGTTGTGACTACTTTCTTTGGTGATTATATGGGTACGATGAAGCAGAGCGGTTTGCGTTGGGTCAACCCGTTGTTTCGTCGCAAAAAAATAAGTCTGCGTGCCAGAAACCTCAATGGTCAGAAATTGAAGGTTAATGATAAGCTTGGTAACCCCATCGAAATCGCCGCGGTTGTAGTCTGGCGCGTGGGCGACACGGCGAAGGCATCATTTGAAGTGGATGATTATGTAAAATATGTCGAGATCCAGTCCGAAGCAGCAGTAAGGCATCTGGCCGGCGTGTATGCGTACGACACCATGGAAGATGAAGACCTGCAAATTCAGGAAGTCACATTAAGGGACGGAAGCGGCAAGATCAATGAAATGCTGGAAGCCGAACTTACCGAACGCTTGAGCCGCGCAGGCATCGACGTGCTGGAATCGCGCATTAGTCACCTCGCTTATGCACCCGAAATTGCCGGAGCCATGTTACAGCGCCAGCAAGCCTCGGCAGTGGTGGCGGCGCGCCGCCAAATCGTGAACGGAGCAGTGGGAATGGTGGATATGGCATTGGCAATGCTTTCTGAAAAGGGAATTGTTCAGCTGGATGAAGAGCGGAAGGCGGCTATGGTAAGCAATTTGCTTGTCGTACTTTGCGGTGAAAAGGCGGCAACCCCGATCCTGAACGCGGGCACTTTGTATCCTTAA